A region of the Apium graveolens cultivar Ventura chromosome 6, ASM990537v1, whole genome shotgun sequence genome:
aaaaattataaaaatatattatttataagtATCTCTTCCGAATACATTGAAATATGTGTAAATAGTAATCTTTCCCCATAAAGTGGGACGGAGAGAGTAGTAGATTAAAAACGGTTAATAGATTAACACCATGTATATTATCCATATATTATCCGGTATTTCTTTCAATTTATGAAATAATCTTCGCAATATAAAATTTTGCAAAGGAAAATTAATGCGGCGTACAAATGAAAGAAAACAATAAACTAAATACAGTAGAACGAAATTCGAATAAATCATAATGACATTTTATTACGAAAACAACAAATAGGGTATACTCAAGCATCTTTAGACTTTGTATGAAGAGAAGCAAGAATTTTGTTGAGCTCGACATTGTATTCATTTGCCTTCTCCTGTTGAACTACGTGACCTCCATCCTTTATGTATACCAATGTTGTATCACCTCCCAATTGCCTGTAGTTCCATTATTATTACCCATTTTTTTTGTACAAAGAGAAAATGAAGATTATATAAAAAGTAAAGAATCGAATTTGAAAATTAATACAATTATGTATATTTTTTAAGTAATCACCTAATCtttataaaaatttcattattCAATAAGTTTCCCTGAGATCACCCTCAGGAATTGAGTTGAACTCATGTAGCCGGGACGAATCTCATCGCACTTCTAACTTATTGTTTAAAGTATTGATAAAAGActgtaaaataaaaataaaagagcACCTTTTAGTGTCTTCCGCAGTTTGGGAGGTAAAAATCTTGTCATCATCTCCCCATACCAAATGAACTTTCTGCAATAACACATCATAAATATTTCAATACATAATCATTGTAATCATGTTCATCAGCAGTTATTATATATTAAACAAAGTAAGTAACCTGGCTTAAACTAATGGGCTTCACTTCATTGTCTGGAACAACCCAAGCATCTGCTAATTCAGCTCTTTCTTTCCTGTTGTTATAGAACTCCTGCACTCATCAACACTGCAAATTACTACCTTCATTTTTACCACTAATTTTTATACTTTCTTTATATCAAATATTTCATAATACATAGTATTGGAATCTTGGAAAAAAATAGAATTGGATAGAATAGGGGGTTAAATTGGTTGTTAACACTTATAAACTTTGATAGTGTCATGGACTCATGGATAACATTAATCTGATCCATGTCTTATTCATATGCATGTAGGCCACAGGACGGGATCAGGAGGTAGCTCACTCAGAGTAAATCCCGGTTGAGGTGCTAACCCATAGTGAATTCCCGGCGATATTAATCTGATTCAGGCCTCTTTCGGCTTAGTTCATATTCAAAAGGGGCTTATGTACCTAAATTTTGACCAATTTTGATCTAAATTTATCTAACATTTGTCTAAAAGTCAGTTCAAATTTAGACAAGTAAACAGTGCATGTCTAAATTTAGGCGCACATTATTTATTGGCACAAATTTTTTGAATAAAGAAATATAGACCTTTTATCTTTTATATATTTGTTAGTTTATTGATCATATGTTAATGTATATATTAAATAGTATTTAATCATATTTGATATTTTGTGcttaatttgtaattatataatagttataaaatttgattatattaaacattctaaattattttaattcagaTTAATAAtacattaaatataaaataaatattatattctataaaaattaattataaatacaacttagaagaaaatatatagtaataaattaaaatatttatttaatacaATACTCCCTTTGTCCCATAATACAAATCttttttcaaaaaataaaccATATTAAGAAAACATTAATTTGATGTTGTATTTTCACATATATCCCTCATAAATGAATGAATATAGACTTTAATTCAAccttattaattattatacaactTTCAAGAAGGGTAGTTTATGAATAATATCAACATATTGGGTTAAATACCAAGTAGATAATTGACTACGTCCAAAAAATTCAAAGTAGGTCACTCATTGCAAATTTGACTCagataaataattatttaatttaatttaatcaTTTCTTTAAAGTCAAAAATTGAAATTACCCAAAATTTAAAGATAGTAACATGGATGGGTAGATCTCGTTTTGAGTTTTAATATGGTTATTAAAACTTGATATATGTCTTAAGAAatattgatgaaatcttggttTGATTCTTTCATTTTTTAGATTTCTTAAAATCAAACCTAGATTTCAGCATTATTTCTTGGAGTGAATATaaattttaagtaattatattGAATTTCAAAACGAGCTATATCCACATATCCACATAtgttattatttttaattttggaTAATTTCAATTTTTGAGTTTAACGAAAAGATCAAATTAAGTTAAATGGTGATCTATTTGAGTCAAATTTACAATAAGTGATCAACTTGAGTTTTTTTGAATACAGTCAGTCACCTACATGATATTTGACTCTTATAATATTGATCTTATTTTCAAAAGATCAATTATATAACCAgcctaaaataaattatttcttgatCCACCGAGTTATTCAAAagattaaaataataataaataactaGCTTGAAgaatataatattaatttaaaaattaaaccAGAATTTAGACTAAACTATTAAAATAGAAAATTATCTTGGCCTAAATTTTGGTCAAGATTAGGACAAGAAGTGTGGCCACCATGGACTTGCCTTGTCTATTCCCCTTTGTACTTCCGTCGGTCCAACTAGTTTTTGAGCTCAATATAAATGGGCTTGGCCTCCAACACTAACCCCGCTAACCCTCGTAAAGTAACTACATATatcatatttttttaattttaatattattaaatttataCATATTCACTTAATAAATTTAGTATACTATATATAAAcagatttttattttttattttatatcaaTTATGTATAGGATATAATACAATATTAAGATAATGATAGAAAATatgataatttataaattatcataaataagttgataatattattttcattaatattaatttggatttatttattttacttgATTTACtcatgaaatttatatttttgtaatttttaatttactAAAATTTTATATTGTTGACTCTATAAATTTTCAGATGGTGAGTATTGTAAATTTTTTAGTTTATCTACtctttatattaaaaaaattaataaaaaaatttgggtgaattttggtgtgactttttaaaaaaaaattacaactTAATGTTTATTGTGATTTTtgtatttcttttttttttttaggTTGATAAGTATTAGGATTTTTTTGCAAATCTAGTACATATATGATTTTTTGGTGGTGTTTGTTTTTGATGTTTGTTTGTTTCTATTTTCAGtggataaatattaaaaatttacaATCTTGACCTTGACGACCATACCATCTTATCCTACTACCTAAACTTCCTTACTgcaattatatataggatataatataatataatagtCCTTGATATGTTATCATCTGCTCACTCTCTCACCGCCTCACCTTCCTTTCTCTTCATAAATTTAAATGTTATTCCGATCTTGAATGCATAAGTTTCGAAACTTCTGTAATGATATGGTTTTAAATTCACTGTAAGTATGTATTTCATATCTTTTATGTTACCACCAGTGCTAGTAGTACAGCTGTCAAAGTTAGTTATATTAATTTAGTATATTCTTTCGGTAGTAAGGCTATATAATGTAACAGATGAGGACTAAGTTTGGATGAGAGTTTATTAATACAAGTTTATCTCTCTCTCTTAAATATATCATGAATATGCAGTTTGACATGGTATCAGAGTTGTCGTCTTCCTCTCTCTCAAATGTATGATGAATATGCAGTTTGACATTTTAGAATAAATTTAGTTGTAAATTttgattatattatattaaagtAATAAATGTCTTATAGATCTATGATATATGTTCATTTCTCGTGTAAGATTACGTcgaattatttgattattttatgTGTATATTCATTTAGAACACAAATCAGTATTTTTGTAATTTGATTAAAGGTGATTAGTCAAATTTAGGcgatttattaaattttattactATGATGAACTAGATTTTTTTTTCACAGGATTTTCTGTACATGGATGAAGATCTTTGTGACTTACAATTCTGTAATTAGATTTATTTCtcaaacaatgaagaaaatgattCAAATTCAATATATCTCACAAAAGCGAGTATAATATGTTGGTAAATAAATATATGAGAATTGACAATAACACAGTTTTTTTTTGCTATAAACTTCTTTTATCGCTATAGATTTCATTTTAACGAAAAAAATAAGTGAAAATTTTTAGTTTCTATGACTTTTTTTTTTCTATCAGTATTCATCTTTATCATTTTTATGATGTTTCTATAAGGTCAATTTAAAATAAGCAGGCAACGATGAACTCCCAGACCAATAAATCATGGGCACGAAGGATGTGAGAGAAAGTTGGAGAAAGCTGCCAAGCAATACAAGGCTGGCTTAGACAGGTTTTTTTGCGTACTTGGCAAATCATTGGATGGGGGACTATGTAAACAAGCTCGGGAAGGAGATTACTTGTAAAATTAGGGCCTCAGCTGACGGGTGACCACAAAAAGATGAAGAGAACAAGATGGAACCACAAAGAGATGAAACCCGAAATCATCCATGATcttgatttttaaatattttcgaAAGACTATTTATCTtttcttttaaatataatataaaatattggtTTCTAGTCATTTGAATTTAGGTTTTTGTTTAACAATGCTTCATGTATAAACTATgcattaattttttaattaattaatataatttaaattcaTGTGACTCAAAAGATAATGGAGGTAGAAAGGGGTTGTTTtgataaatatattatataatattggTCAAGACTGGAAAATTGGCTCTtaaaaggcaagaaaagaaaaGATGTTCTTACTAATCTTGAGAGCCATAAGAGTCCATTCTGAACGAAAATGAAATCATTTCATTCCTCAAATTTAAAGTTAAGAATAGGGGTGATTCCGGGTCGGGTTAGGGGTAATAATTCAAACCAACCCAATTAGTCCGGTTTTTAAAAAATGAACCtgttaataaaaaaaaaatcaacccAACCATACCCTTTATACATTGGGTCGGGTTGTTTTGGGTTAAAACTCAAATAAAACTATTTAAATATTTCTTACGAGTCAAAATTACAAATTAATTTAATCAAAAGTTGAAATAAACTAGTAATACCCCATAATTTAACGGAAGATAGATATTACTGGATACTAACGTGCCGTATACTCTTTTAGTTTAAAGTCAATAACTTATAATGTGATAtccataaaataataatattatttcgaatataaTGATTAATACAATAAATACATaaattaaaaatttcaaataataatactATAATTATAACATCGGGTTGGGTGGGGTTTGTAAGGGTTTAAATTTTTTAAACCTTGACCCAACCCATTATATTAGGATTGACAAAAATTTGAACCCAATTAAAATTCGGGTTTTGAATAGTTCGGCTCTGTCGGTCGAAATAGGGGTGGGTCGGGTCAGTTTTGCATTTTGATCGATTTTTGGTTTACACCTAGTTAGTAAGAGTTTATCGGAGATGTTCTATTAGAGCATTTTCAACAAACCACTCTTCAAATAAACTCTTAAACCAAAATATAAAGAGCATGTCAAAAATCAAGCCCCTAGTGTCTCTAACCTAAAAGCCTGTTCTCTCTCCTCTCTTTTAAGAGTTTCTAGATAGCTTTTAATttctttttattaataaaatattcaCATGCACATGTTTCATTACACAAATTTGTTATGCACAATTTGAAATATGAATAATATATAACTTAGGAGCAAAATAAAGAGTATTTTGGAGTTGACACGTAAATCTATATCATAACTTGCTAAAAGTCACATTATTTGTATTATATTTAATAGCCTATTAAGAGACTGATGAAGATCCTCTCATAAAAGCTCTTGAGTCATAAAGTAGAGAGTATGAATAAAACTTGAGCTCCAAGAGattcctagagactttttaaaatcttaaaagtATCTACAACAGTCTCTTATTAAACTCTTAAATGTAAATAAAATATTATGCTCTTAATAAATTAGGACATTATTAGAAAATTCAACTCCAATAATACTCTTTATatctattatttatttattcattttatttatgaatactttattaataaataaaagtTAAGAGTCATGTAGTAGCTCTTAACTTTGAGGAGTTAGAGTAGACTCTTAAAATTTTCTTCAATTTATGGAAGTCTCTTTATTTACAACAGACTGTATCGAGGATGCTCTAAAgtctcttctctcttctctcttttagGAGATTACTACTTACTCTTAGGTagtattttattataaattaatacaAGCACCAACTTCCTCATCTCAGCTATATATTATACACCTATGTAATAAAAAtaatctaatttaaaatattattcaaagAATAAATATAAAATGTTGTTGGCAATAAATAGACATTAAGTTGctaataattaattttttatagtATATTTAAAGACTGAAGAGACTATTTATTGGAATGTATTTTCGACAAAGTAGTATTCTCATGGTCCTTATTTGATACATTCCTCATTTCGATATATTTGGCATCTTTTTATTAGGATGTTACGATGatttgatttttaataaattagtgTATAGATTTTGGtgtgaaaaatatatataataatataaataatagtAAAATTTCTCTTTAATTATACTGACACCCAATTGTGGAAAAACATATTTGAAAAAAAGTTGACGGTAGTTCGATAAATCATTTACCCCAGTTGCCTACATAATTAGTCATTTGTTTTTCGGTGAATACGATTTCCAATTTCTACGATCATGGTCTTAATTAAATAACAAAAATCCGACTTTTGAAAcatgtaaagaagaaatatggaTAAAACAAATGAtacgaaaacataaatttagaaatattttttttaaaaaggaaATAAAAAGAGAATTACCTTTAGAAAGTCCTTAGCAACAAAAGCAGGCATACTCACAGGTCCATGGTTACAGACGGTAAGAAAAGCCATCAAACCCTCAACTGTGGTCGGCAACAAGAACTCCTGCAAGCTAGAAAACCCATGTTTCTCCGCCGCAACTCGACTTAACGACTCCGTAAACTCAATCACCGTGTCACTTGCCACCACAAATTCAACCAGCTCAGGACACAACTCGGCCATCTTGAAACCTATTGACGCCCCATAACTAAGTCCAACAACGGTACACTTCTTAACACCAGCTTTTTTTAATGCCGCAGCTATAACCTCTGCCTGGAAAGCCGTAGACCTCCCTGGCTTGTCGGTGATCGATTCGCCGAAGAAAAGGAGATCAGGGACGTACACAGCATAGGTGCTAGAGAGTGCCATGACTTGAGATAGCCAGTTGAATATACCATCAGCTCCGAACCCATGAAGGAATACGATATTCGGTTTGGTTTCGGTTTTCAATTTCGATGGCATCCATACTTTAATTTTGGTTCCGGGTTCGGTTTCGATTATTTGTGGGGATAATCCGTAAAATTTCATAAGAAGACGGACTATTGGCCTTATGATTGCGAAAACTTTCACCattttttctttgattttttGTAATAGGTAGTTGAAGTCTTGACAATGATATTTATACATACGAGTTCATGTTATCATGTATGACGTGCGAATTTTCTTTTCTTAAGGAATGACGTGCGAATTTGTTTACCCATTATTATATTTTACTAAACtcacagatcatttatttaattatgagaCTGCAATCCTGATTCTAAAAATTTATGATTTTATcgattaatttttaattaatttttttcaaGATTTGTGACTGATccaatttttaaatttaattaatcgGTATGAATTACTTTTTATCTTTGCAGTGTGAACAAAATATTAGATATAATATTAAATAGCTATGAAATATATCATATGTTAAATGTATAGTAATATAAAAATAACTAGTAAAACAGagatattatattaaatttaattaaatattaaaatacaacTAATTTTTCATCCAATTAATTCTTTTGATTAATTACCAATTTATCAATTAATACTAAGTCGGTATCTTTTTATAATACTAGGTACAACTCATAACAGAGTGATATAAAATTATACCTCATTACAGAGTGATATAAAATTATAATCATTTAATCGCTTTAATTTAATTATCTCTCTCTTTATCTGACTTCTTGCAGATTTCATATGAAAGCCGTCAGCTGCCATTTTTTAATTGGATAGGCCATGTTACCAGACTTTCTCCCGCGGGTGGCCGGTCCGTGTGGACGAGTCAATTTTGGTGTTCCTGTTGAAGTCTATGATATTTTAAGGCCAGTTCAATGTTACACAGCTTTTctattaaatttattatattttgaaAAATCGGATTTTCTACTGTATAATTACGTTAATCAGGGAGTTTGACAAAATTTGATCGGCCCTTTTTCGTTGATTCACTagaaaaattatattaaaatatactCCCAAATATATCCCTCCGTATCTTTTTAGTTATCATGTTTTGAATTTTGATGATCAAATTAGAAATTTGACTTAGATTTAAGTCTATTAAagaattaaaattattttcaaaaattacaTGATTGAAAAATACAACCAATCTATTTTATTAtgtaatttttagtttttttaaaaataaaggaATAAATTATAATTGTTGATCAAAAGTGAGTTAATTTTTCTACTAGTCAAATGTGACAACTAAAAATGGACGGAGCAGTATATTTTTTCCACTTTGTACAAATTTTGGTCACTTTAATCACCCAATTATTAACACAAAACGTATAAATGAGATGAATGGAATATTCAATAGGAACAAGTATAATATACCTAATAAAATTTTGAAGCACTGGAATTactaatgtaacacccccagatccggggtcggggatccgggtcgtcacggtctttctttccacaatatcacttcacttaattaataataaatgaccttatgctgtgaccccacactaacacacaccacaacccgttatagtctcagagatgaaatttaaataggtacaagtctttgaatccacaatttaaaagttattacaacccaaaatgattacttgataaatttacagttaattgccattatctgccacaagttataattatacataattgattctcaaaagtagatggtctgatctacaatagatctacctctgcagctatagcagctacaacatcaacgggaagacgcgggacgcttcccacgcgcttacgctgggtctgctggagtctggccatctttcctaactgttgttgtgtgatgaagaaataaagcaagggtgagcagcaagcccaccaaaataatatgtataatgatttacaatatatgagcctactcataatactcatgaaagtcttggtcaaaagaaatgaaccaagtttgatatcttaatgcgatgaagtcgcaaaatattcagtatatatacatatatacttttcaaaatattggaagtcttcttccatgcataatatacacaaaatccaagtgtataactgtataaaaatatcgttgcaaggtgatctcatatatctaaccttgtctcaacgtttttctgaaaatctttgtcattcataagacaattattaattagatataagtttaaaagatgaggttaccaaataccccaatatacttatatctttcccaatactacttgaactaccaccattcaagttataatcagtttcaaaagttcatcccactgatgagaccacaagataagacttgaatagattcaatctttgaaatattattgaatgaaataaagttacgagatactttatttagtcccgatatatatatatccacatatatatatctcttaaacatttcctggaacctctgttatgtaaagtatgaacagagtttaaaacatccaatgaattttggaaaggaaaagaattttggcataaacccgatatcttgctgatcaggcaaagataccaataagtaaccttttctactgtagatggatgaattcctcaccggtcatcaccctggccgcattaggacctcgcgctagaccgtaccccggcccctcacgcgttgatggactgccacccagccacttacacaataatagaccgtaccccggcctgtcgcttatgccgactcaatgagatgggcttacttcccgaacgttgggaaagtaatcaattcatttaccaaatctgcaacctcgttgcgaatataaaatacaccacagagccggattccccaggttttgagcgagtatttaaatccccttttaaaaagaaagatcttaaatataaaaatgagttttgggatccgctctgacttttaaaaatcattttgaagactcgaaaacactttaaagagtgtttggagtaaggctgatttaatgaagtaaatcagtccccagaatatttaaaaaatgactgaatattattatttaaataatattcccataaagaataatctttataaaaataattgaagtagaagtattaaaatttatacttgaaacgagtattaaataaccaaagatatacttatatgaaagtattatctttatttgaataatcgaaaataagtttgattatttacaccttattctttaataaaataaagaatatatctcagcaaataatcggagtcatagatcctcaaatgaatattcaaataatattcaataaataaaataaaataagctgagtcataatacc
Encoded here:
- the LOC141668013 gene encoding uncharacterized protein LOC141668013, whose protein sequence is MVKVFAIIRPIVRLLMKFYGLSPQIIETEPGTKIKVWMPSKLKTETKPNIVFLHGFGADGIFNWLSQVMALSSTYAVYVPDLLFFGESITDKPGRSTAFQAEVIAAALKKAGVKKCTVVGLSYGASIGFKMAELCPELVEFVVASDTVIEFTESLSRVAAEKHGFSSLQEFLLPTTVEGLMAFLTVCNHGPVSMPAFVAKDFLKEFYNNRKERAELADAWVVPDNEVKPISLSQKVHLVWGDDDKIFTSQTAEDTKRQLGGDTTLVYIKDGGHVVQQEKANEYNVELNKILASLHTKSKDA